The Polyangiaceae bacterium genomic interval TTCGATGATCTGATTCATCTCGCCCGCAGAGCGGCGGATCGCGGCGATTTGACGCGCTTGCTGCGGCGAGGCGGCTTCGCGCGCAAGCATCGTCGTCGTCACGAGAATGACCCCGAGCGGATTGCGCAAGTCGTGCGTTGCGATTTGCAACAGATCGGCACGCCGCGCCTCCGCCGCATCCGCCCGCTGCTGGATGCGCTGGCAGCGCTCGGCGAGAGACTCGCTTGCCGACCTGTTGCCAACGCCATCCTTACGATCGCGAACCGTTGTGTTGCTGTCGGCACTCGCCGCGCCCTGCTGCTTGGTTCCCTTGTTCGATGTCGCCACGCGTTCCCTCGACTGCTTTCAGACTACGGCGTATTCGCGGACAGAGTGCAGTCCGTGCCCTCCGTAGTTCCGGGTCGGTATTTCCATGACGGTGGCCCGTCAGGCGTTTCCCGACACGAGGATGAGGTTGCTCGGTCCGCCACACGCGGGACGATGGGAAGTCGCATCGTTTCTCGTATGCACCGCCGTCAAACGGTCAGCTACGACAGCGAAAGCGTGGTGTACGATCGAGTGTCTACGAGATGATGGCATCCTTCAGCATGGGGGGTTCAACACGTGACGACGCGAGATGACAGCAGGCGCATGGAGGTCCGCGACGCAGATTCTCCGCTGGTGCTGATCGTTGACGACTTCGACGACAATCGGGAGATGTTTACGGAGTTCTTGTCGTTTTCTGGTTTCCGAGTTGCTCAAGCTGCGACGGGCAAAGAGGCAATCGAGCGAGCGTTTTCTCTACTGCCCGACTTGATACTGATGGACTTGTCGCTTCCGGAGCTCGATGGACTCGAAGCGACGCGATGCTTGAAGAGCGACGAAAGGACCAAGCGCATTCCCGTCCTGGCGCTCACGGGTCACGCAGTCGCAGGCCACTCGCGTGATGCGCGCGCAGCAGGGTGCGCAGCGTTTTTGACGAAGCCTTGTTTGCCCGAAGTACTTCTGAACGAAATACGCCGAGTTCTTTCTGGAATGACGCATGCCGTTTGAGCGGAGTGATTCCGCACCAGGGGAGGGACGATGCGCCTCTGCGATGCACGTCAAGATTGCGTGTGCGCGTTGATGGTTTGCCAAAGCTGTCGGGCAGCCTCGTCCCAATCCACCGGCTTGATGAGGACCGCGTCGAATGCGCTGTTGGCGAGCATCGCGCGCGTCGACAGGTCGCGTCGTCCCGTACACGCAAAGAGTGCCGTGTGCCTCGTGGCTGGGTCTGCACGTAGGGCTTCAGCCACGACAAACCCATCGATTCCAGGCATACGCAGGTCGCACAGCACGGCATCCGGCACGTCCTGCGTCGCCAGAAACACGCCACGGAGGCCGCCTTTGGCACGATCCACGTTGAACCCGTGCGCTTCGAGGGCCGCTTGGGCGTTGTCCAGGAAGTCCGTGTCGTCGTCGACAATCAGTACTCGAGGGACCGATTTTCGCGTCGTGCCCGCCTCGCTAGCACTTTCCGACATTCCGTTTTCTCCGCGCGCGTGTGTCGATACGCCGCAATTGCTGCGGCGTGCGACGGTGCCGGCGAAGCATTGTTTTGATTCGGATTGGCGAATGCGCAACGTGCGGCTGTATGGCGTTGATTGCCCTGATGTACCCCGTGATTTCCGTTCTTTCGCGTTTGTCGTGTTCCTCTGCGAAAAACCTTCCCTTTCGGCCAACTCATGCGCGCCACCGTCCCATTCTGGCACTGGTTGGACCTGCGTCCGTGCTCCAGGTGAACACTCATGATTGTCGACGAGATCTTTGTCGATCGCGTAGCGCATGACCTCCGGGGCGAGCTGTCGACCATGCTCGCCGGTGTGCACTACATGCTGCGTTTCGGCCGTGACGCTGCGGTTCCCCCGCGCGACATGCTCGAACGTGTTGGGGACGCTGGCGAGCGACTGACTCGGTTGATCGAGGAGTTCGACGATAGCGTGTGGCTGCTCGACAAACCCAAGCCGCTCCTGCCCGCGCCCACACGCCTGCAGGAATTGCTCGACGACGTCGTTACACGGTCGACCAAGCTCGCAGCACTGCGTGGAGTTCGTCCGAACGTCGAGATCATGGACGGTGGAGATCGCGAATTCACGGCTGACGCAGACATGCTCGCGCGCGCTCTTCTGTACGTTCTGGACTTCGCCATGCTGCGTGCGCCAAGCCCATCCGTGCGCGTGTCGGCGACGTTCGACGATGGCGTCCCCGTCGTCCGTATCTTCGACGAAGGCCCCACCATTCCCGATCCAGTCAAGGAGCGCCTCTTCGAGCCATTCGTCGAAAATGAGCTCGCCTCTTTGCTGCCCCAAGGAAAGCGCAAAGTGCGGCTCGGACTGGGGCTCGCGATATCACGCGCGATCTTCGAAGAACATGGTGGTTCGCTGGCCGTCGAATCCCCTGCCGATGCGAACTCTTCGGGCATCGTGCTGCGCTGCGTGCTCACCCGCTGACCGCGAGTTGCGACATGCATGCGGACATGCTCCCGTGTGCGGATGCGCCATCCGTTGCTCGTCGTGTGCGGATTTGCCGTTGCTCCGTTCCTTGCAGGCTGTGGCGAATCGCCAGGTTTGTCGCGTACGTGTTCAGGCATCGCGATCGACGCCGCATCCCTCGTCCTCTTGTCGACGTTTCAAGTCAGTGGCCTCGGTCGTATCGATGCGGATGGCTGCTTGACGGAAGTCCCCGACATCGCACTCGGCACCGATCCCGCCTTGGCAGGCGGTCGCAACGACGTTTTCGTCGTCGCGCGTGATGATCAGCTCGTGCACGAGGTACATGCGGACAGCCTTTCGTTCGGACGAACGTTTGTCCCGTACGAGGATGCCGAGCTCGACGAAACGCACGTGCTCGCATGCAATCAAGCCGTCAAAGGGACAAACCCTCAGGATGCCGATATCGATGCAGACGGCCGGCTTTGGGTGACTCGCTGGGACAAACCCACCGTGGCCATCGTCGAGTCCGACGGCAGCTTTTCCGGAAAGGTCGACCTGTCGATGTTCGCCGATGCCGACGGACTTCCGGAAGCTTCTGCCGTGCGAATCGTGGGTGACCGCGCGTATGTGACCATCGAGCGGATTGATCGTTGCGGTGGCTATGAGCCGTCGGGACCTGGGATCATCGTCGAGATCGATGTCGCGACACGTCAGGTCGTGAAGAGCATCGAACTTGGTGGAGCGAATCCTTTTGGTCGCATGACTGCTGCACCGTGGGATGCGTCCGGAAGCACCATTGCTGTCGCACTGCCGGGCCGATTTCTCGAAATCGACGATGGCGACGCAGCGGCGATGGTGGATCTGAAAGGCGGCAACGTAGTCGGCTTCGGGCGTGAAACCGAGCTCGGAGGATCCGTGACGGAGGTTGTCTTGGCTGCTCCAGACGAGGCCTACATGATTGTTTCGAACACGGACAATCCCGACATCAATGCGACGCATGTCGTGCGCATCGATCCACAGACGGGGCAGGTGGCCTCCACGCTCATCGACAGCCGCGGTTCCGATATGCCCGATGGCGGCTTTTGCCACATGGGCTTGGCGGTCGTCGGTGAACGGATTTTGGTGGGTTCGAGACCGCCATGTGAGACGGGCGTCGTGGTTTTCGAGCGCCAAACGGGGCAGCAGTTGGGCGTGATCCGCCCATCAAACTTGCCGCCAATCGCCTTGCAGGCGGTGCCTTGATGCTTGCACGTCCTTTGCCCTCCCGGGGTGAACTTCGTCTACCATTGACGCACCAGTTCGGAGTGCCTTGGCGTTCCGAATCCCCAGTGTTTCCAAACGAGTCGAGGCGTACCATTGGCTGAACGCGCACCGTTATCGACGCTCAGTTCTCTGCTCGCAGGGCGCGGCGTGCCCATGCGCGCGATCGAAGACGCGATTGCACGGCAAGTCGTGCATGGTTCCGACCTGGCTACGAATCTGCTCGAAGTCGGCGGCGCGGGCGAGGAGCTGCTTTTGGCAGTGCTTGCTGAAGCGTCCGGGCTCGAAGCTGCGCCGCTCGGCAGCTTGCCCGCGGCATCGCACGAGGCGCTGCGGTTGGTCTCGGCGGACATGGCAAGTGAGCACAACGTCATGCCCCTTTCGCTGTCGGGTGCGGCGTTGAAAGTCGCGGTCGCCGAACCCTTCATCGATGCGACTGCGGCTCTGGGGCTTGGTTCGCCTTTCACGGTGGTGCAGCTCGTTGCTCCGCTAGCTCGTATTCGGCAGGCGATTTCCAAGGCATACCGAATGCCGCTCGAACGTCGTTTCACTCGACTGCTCGGCAAGCTTGGCGAACCTGGGGCGATGCCAGGGGAGTCGAGGTTCGACATTCAGGACGAGCCCACGCAGGTCTCTGCGCTGCCATTCGTGGAAATGGCTGCATCGCGTCCGGCGACGCAAACGCCGTCGACATTGCTGACGGGTGGAAAGCCGGTGCCTGTGGCTCCAGCCGCGCCAAAGCAAGCGCCTCCCGAACAGCCTACACGACGCAAAGAGTCGGAACCGCCCGCCGCTTCACTCGCAGGTGGATCGGTGGATTCCGTTGGTGCTCCGACGATTCCTCCGCAGACGATTCCAGGCGACGTAGCTCTTGCCAAGGGCAATGCGCCCGCATGGACGACGCGGGTGCCTGTCGTGCAAGTCGTCGAGCCTCCGGCGGATTGGCGGCCGCTCACGAGCGACGACATGCCGGAGACGGTGCCCGCTCAAAGGCTCGCAGCGATGGCGGGCAAGGCTGAAACCAAGGCTTCCGGAGAGGAAGAAGGCGCGCCGGTATCGCGCCGAACGGCAGGCTCGGTACGTCGCGACACTGCCCGCGGTCGAGCGGCAGGAGGTTTTTTCCGACGAACCGTCGTAGGTGAGCACAAGGCACGGGAGCAGGTGCGCAAGGCTGAAATCGAAGCGCCCGTGCAAGAGCGCCGCGGTTCTGTTCGAGTTCGTCGCAAGGGGCCGTTTACCGCGCAAATGGCCGAAGAGGAGCTTGTCACGGCAGCGACTACCGACGTCGTGCTCGACATCCTGTTTTCGTTTGCCCATCAATTTTTCGAATACACGGTGCTTTTCGTGGTCTCCGGCGAATTGGCCGACGGGCGCGATGCATCCGGTCCGGGGCTCACCGCGACGCAAATCAAGAACGTGAGAATTCCGCTCGATCAGCCGAGCATGCTGCAGCTCGCGCGCGAGCGAAAAGCGCCGGTCACGGTTTCACCGGTTTCACACGGCGTCGACGTCCAGATCGTGCGGGATTTGGCGCGCGAGGCACGCTTCGAGACCGGTTATCGAGCGACCATCGCCATCCTGCCGGTTGTCGTGAAAAACCGCGTGGTTGCCCTGCTCCTCGGCGATGACGGGAACGTCGATGTCGACCTGTCGGCGCTTGGCGACGTCATCATCGTTTTGGGTCGCACCGTGGAAGCGCTCGAGCGGATCATTTTGCGCAAGAAGCTCGGAGCGGCGGGACGATCGCCTTCGGTGGCGCCGCCCGCGATGCCTTCGTCGGAACGTGGTGAAGGCTTGCGACCCGTGGGGTTGGCCGCGCTTGCGCGTGCGCTCGATACGTCGACCGGTGTCGATTCGGAAAGCGCTGTGGAATCGCAAGCCGCGAGTCTTCCGCCAACGAAGTCCGCGCCTACGGCAACGCTCATCTCGGCGGCAGCCACTCGCTCTCAAGAGTCGCCGAGCCCGCCCGTTCGTCGCGATCCTCCCGATGTGCTTCCCCGCAGCGCGAGGCAAGCGGCTCGTTCTAGTGGGACAAACCATAGCGACGCTACGTCATCGTCTGGCGAACCCGCGCCGGACGGTGACGTCCCCGATCCAGCTGCCCCGTCCGAACGATCAGGTCCGGGTTCGCGTCGCCGGCGTTTTTTGAATGGGCCACTCTCGCGTCCGCGTATCGCGCCGGTTGCGCATTTCGACGCGGGCGCCGACGTGTCCGACGAGCCGCCGCAGCAGACGGTGCAAGGCCTTCCACGCTCGCAACGTCGCGGTTTCACGCCGACGTTCGGAGGCCGAAGCAGGACTGTCGTCGCTCCGCGTCCCTTGCCGGCAAACTTGGGTTCCGCAGGCAAACCTGCCGCTCCGAGCGCCACGCCGTCGACGCTTGCGGGGCCGCCGCTGCCTCCCACCGTTCAAGCGAGGCGCCTGGGTGGTTTGGAAAAGCAAACCTTCGCGGACACGTCCAATTTGGCCGCGCAACAAGCCGAACGGGAAACGGTCGCTTTGCTGCAGCGGTTTGTCGAATCAAACGGTGCAGACGATGATGCCGGGCAGGCCATCGTTCACATGGGCGAGCGTGCGTTGCCCGCCATCATGGTGCGTTTTCCCGGACCTCTTGCGCCGGGAATCGATCGCGATTCGACCGATTTGCCTGCAGCATCGTCTTGTGGGCCGCTGTTCGCACTCGTCGTTGCGATAGGTGCCGATGCGGTGCTGCAAGTTGCGCAACGGGCCACATCGATTCTTTCCGAGGATCGATTCTGGGCTGCTCACGTGCTTGGTGAGATCGCGTGTATCGAGTCCGCCGAAGTCGTCGGTACATTGCTCTTCGACGACGATGCCTCGGTGCGTCGCGTTGCTCGACGATCTGCGACGAACCTCATGGCGTCCGTACCCGACGCAGCGAGCGTACTCGCTCCGATGCTCGAGCAAGCGGCGCGGAGCCCGGCCGATCGCTCGGGTAGGCGTGTCATCGCCCTGGAGACGCTTGGTGAGCTTGCGATTCCTTCCACGATTCCGGCGCTGATTGCGATGCTCGCGGATCCCGTTCACGACGTCGCCGATGCGGTTCACCGCGCGCTCGTGCAGATGACGTGTCAGGACTTCGGTCGCGATACGCGTCGATGGAGTGATTGGTTTTCCGCGAACGCCTCGAGGCATCGCGTGGAGTGGATCATCGATTCGCTGTTGCACGATTCGGCCGAGGTACGACGCATGGCAGCGGATGCGCTTGCGCCTGTCATCAATCGAGATCTCGGCTTCGATGCCGATGCTGCGCGTGACGAACGCGCGGCGGCGCACGTGCGGTACTTGTTGTGGTGGGAGCAGGAGGGGCGAACGCAGTTCGCTCAGTAGAAATTCCCCCTCTCCAACGTGTTGGAGAGGGGGCTGGGGGGGGAGGCTACTTCTTGTCGCCCGCTTCTTTCATGACCATGTCGATCATCTTCTTGAACTTCGGGAACGGCTGCGCGCCGCTGATGAAGTAGCCCGTCGTCGAGCCGGCTGCGGAGATCAAGAAGCCCGGCGTGCCGCTGATGCCTGCCTTGTCGGCAACGGCGCTCTCGGCCTCGATGAACTTCTTGTGCTCTTCGGTGTCGAGCGCCTTCTTGAACTTGTCGAGGTTCAGGCCGAGCTCTTCGGCGGCCTTTTCCATGTTCGGGCGGCTGAACGCGTCGGGCGTGCCAGCGGCCTTGAAGAGCGCGGCGTGCATCTTCCAGAAGCCATCGTTGCCCTTTTGCTTCTTGGCTTCTTCAGCCGCGAGCGCTGCGGGCATTGCGTTCTTGTGGAAGGGGAGGGGTTTGTGGCGCCAAACGATCTTGATCTTGTCGCCGAACGCCTTCTCGACCTGAGCAACCGTGTCCTCTGCGCGCTTGCAGTACGGGCACTCGAAGTCGCTGAAGATCTGCATCATGACCTTGGCCTTATCGTTGCCCTTCCAAGCTGCCTCGCTCGGGGGAAGGTCCACGGTCTTCTTCTCGGGCGGCGGCGGGGTCTTGCCGTCCTTGATGATGGTGTCGTAGAGGTCCTTCGGCGCAACGCCCTTGCCGAGCAGTTCCTGGGCCTTCTTGATTTCCTCGTCGATGACGGCCTTGAACTTCTCGATCGGTTGGGCGCCGACGAGACGGCGGCCGTTGATGAAGAAGTGCGGTGTGCCGCTCGCTTGGAGATCATCGGCCAGATCCTGGTCGGCCGTGATTTGCGCGGAGTACTTCTTGTTGACGATGGCGTCCTTGGCCTTGTCGACATCGAGGCCGAGCTCCTTGGCGTAACCGAGGAGGTCGTCATCGGAGAGCTTCTGGTTGTTCTTCCAGAGCAGGTCGTACGCATCCCAGAAGCCCTTTTCACCCTTCTGCGCGCGCGCTTCGAGGGTCAGCTCCGAGGCAGGCTCGGCGCGGGGATGCATCGGCAGCGGGTTGTGCTTCCAGACAAACCGCACCTTGTCGCCGTAGGTCTTGACGATCTCGTCGATCGTGGGAACGACGCGGACGCAGAAGGGGCATTGGAAGTCGGACCATTCGACGATGGTCACGAGCGCCGTTTCGGGGCCTTTGGCCGGAGAGTTGCCAACGGGGACCTTCCAAACCGTCTTGTCCTCGGCGGGCTCTTGCTTTGCGGGCGTCGGAGGCGCCTTCGCCTTGTTCTCTTGCGAGAGCTTGGCGTAGACCTTTTCGGGCTTCGTGCCGCTCGCGATCGCCTTCTGGGCCGCAGCGAGCTGCTCGTCGATGACGGCCTTGAACTTGTCGATCGGCTGCGCGCCCGACAAGAGAATGCCGTTGATGAGCGACGCCGGGGTGCCGGAGACGCCTGCTGCTTTGCCGGCTGCAAGGTCTGCGTCGACCTTCGCGGCATACTCTTGCTTGTCGAACGAGGCCTTGAACTTGGCTTTGTCGACGCCTGCCTGAACGGCCCACGTCTCGAAGTTTTCAGGCGTGAGGGCGCGCTGATTCTGGAACGCAAGCTCGTGGAATTTCCAAAATGCTTCGGATCCCTTGAGGCGGAAAACCGTCTCGGCAGCAACGGATGCCGGTCGGGCGTTCTTGTGGAACGGAAGTGGATTGGACTTCCAAACGATACGCAGCTTCTGCGGGCCGTACTGCTGCTTGAGTTGTGTCAACGTGGCTTCGACCTTCGTGCAGAAGGGGCATTCGAAGTCGCTGAAGAGCACGAGTGTGACGGGTGCCGTACGTGAGCCCCACGTGGGATCTTTGGACGATACCGGTACGGCGGCATCCGAGTCGTCCCATGCGCCAGCGGGGGAGGATCCCTCTGCAGCGATTTCCGAGCCGCCGCGAGCTCCAGCTCCGCGGTCGACACCCCACATCAGCGCCATTCCTGCCATGAAGCACAGGAGGAAGCCGACGATGGCAGTTCCCTTGTTCATGATTCCTTTTCTCTCTTTCCCATGTGTGATGCTTGCCGTGCCGTGGGATTTTCCCTTGGAACTGCAAGCAAACCCGGTCCCGACACGTTTGTCGGAACGAAACTCTTCGCTTCCGGCGCTGATCTTTCGATAAGCGCCTCTTCTCGACGCACGGTCGAAATCGCTCCCGCCGGCCTTCAATGGCGCGTCGAGGTTCGATCTCGGACAGCTCGTCGCGTCGCCTGCACGGCTTTCGCGGTGCGGGCGGGACTTCGAGGTAGCGACTCGAAGCTTGTCGAATGCACCCACCGGAGTTGCCAAAGTGCGGGACTGTCATCGCGTGGATCGCGAGCAATCGAGAGCACGTTTGGCGAGTGCGGCGGGCGCCGCGCGGAAATCCGAAGCGCCCACTGACGAAACGTCAGCAGGACGCTCGGAACGATCACGCGCGTGGGGGGTGATAAACTTCGCGCTCGAAGCCGGCGCGCGGCGAGCCTACATCGATGAACATTGGTGGGAGCTCAAAGTAGATCCCCGGACGAACCACGATGGGCCCGGAAAGCGTCGCGGGCTCCACGTTGACCCAGGACAAACCGTCGACGCCGTGGTTGCTCTTGGGCGCACTTGCGAACGGTCCGTGATGGATCCCATCACAAGAGACGACGGCATCGATGCGCGCGTCCGACATTGGGTGGATTCGGTTTGGCGCGACGACCGTGGCGGCTCGAGCGTCGCACATGGCGGCGACTTGGGGATCGAACTCGTCGGATGCAGCGGCGCTCGAGGGGCAAGCGTCTGGGGAGTCGGCATCGGACGGCGGAGGTGTTTGTGCTGCGGGGCTCCAACCAGAGACCGCGTCTCCGTCGCAGATGGGGATGATCGCGGCAAACACGCGCAGAGGGGCAAGCCACGTGGCGGCGAAAAACGCCAGCATGGCGAGCAACCGCAAAAGCGCGATCCGCAACATCGGCCTGATCCATACCGGAGTTGAGGCTGGTCGGCAATTGTGATTCGAGGCACGTGGAAAAATTGCGTTCGTGGATTCCGTTTTGGACGTGCGGGGGAAGAGGGGCAGGGAAAGGTGCCAGGCACTTTTGGAAAAGGTGGGGAAAAAGGTGCCAGGCACTTTTGGAAAAGGTGCCAGGCACTTTTCGAGGTGTAAGCGCGCGCTCTTCCGGGAAAAGGTGCCCGCCCTTCTAAAAGGTGCCAGGCACTTTTTGAGGTGTAAGCGCACGCTCTTCCGGGAAAAGGTGCCAGGCACTTTTCGAGGTGTAAGCGCGCTCTTCCGGGAAAAGGTGCCAGCCACTTTTCGAGGTGTAAGCGCGCGCTCTTCCGGGAAAAGGTGCCAGGCACTTTTCGAGGTGTAAGCACGCGCCCTTCTAAAAGGTGCCAGCCACTTTCGGAGCTGGTCCGTTGCGCAACGCAACCCACACAACTACATGCTCCCAAATATTTGGCCCACCTTGTCCTACATGTGTACCTTTATCCCATGGCCACCGCCCCCCTCGACTCCAACCGCATCTCACGTGCAGCCGCATCCCAAACCGACGCTGCCGGCAAAGCCTCGCGAAACGCCACCTCCCACGATGACGCCACCCCCGGTGTGCTCGGCGACGAGCTCCCGCGCCCGCTTGGCCGCTACCTCCTGCTCCGCAGGCTCGCGCGCGGCGGCATGGGCGAGGTTTTCCTCGCCTCGACCATGGGCATCGAGGGCGCCGAACGACCCGTCGTCGTCAAAGTCATTCGTCGTGATCACTCGGCCGATCCCAGCTTCATCGCTCGTTTCCTCGATGAAGCACGCGTCCAGGCCCAGCTCCAGCATTCCGGCGTCGCACAGGTCATCGAGGCGTCGCTCGACGATGCGAGCGGTCAACCTTACGCCGTCGTCGAACACATCGAAGGCAAGAGCCTCGGCGACGTGCGTAGTCGAGCTTTGGCGCTGGGATATCGTGTCGGTTGGGCCGAAGCCGTTGCTGTTGCAACGATGATCGCCGAGGCTCTCGCGCACGTGCACGAACGCAAGGATCCCTCGGGGCGAGGCCTGGCGATCGTTCACCGCGATCTGTCGCCGCAGAACGTCATGGTCAGCTATGCGGGCGATGTGAAGATCATCGATTTCGGCACCGCCCGGGGCCTCAATCGACGATGCCGCACGGTGAGCGGGGTTGTTTTTGCCAAACCCGGATATGTCGCTCCCGAAGTAGCCAATGGCGACACCGGTGATGCTCGAGTCGACCTCTATGCGCTCGGCGTAATGCTTTGGGAGCTCTGCGCAGGCCGGCGTTTCTTGCAGGGCGATGCTGCCGTACACATGTCGGCCGTAGCGAAAAACGCGATGAATTTGCCGCCACTCGCCGCGGATATCGGCGCCCCCATCGAGATCGACCTCATCCTCGCCAAACTCACCGCTTTCGACGTCGACGAGCGTTACGCCGCAGCACGTCTTGCAGCCCGAGATCTCGCCAAACTCCTTGCGGCTGCACCGCCTTTGCCCGGCGGTGAACGAGGCGTTCGAGCTCGCACGGCGAACGTCATGGCGAACCTTTTTCCTGCCGAACCCGGCAAGTCTCGCCGCGAATTTGCCCGTCTCGTATCAGCCGCGCGCGCAGCCATGCCGGCCCCGTCCACCAAGGAAGAACCCGCGGCCCTTTCGGACGCACCCACGCCCGGTCACGGAGTTTTACCAGGTACGCGCCTGCGTCTCGTTCGCGAGATCGGTGGAGGCGCGAGCAGCGTCGTGCACGAAGCCGAACACGTGGACCTCGGTCGTCGCGTTGCTGTCAAGATCCTCGCGCCCGAACACGGTTCATCCCCTGAATACGCTGCGCGATTTCGTCGAGAAGCCCGCGCCATGTCGCGCCTTGCGCACGATGGGCTCGTGCAGCTTCACGACTTTGGTCGCGCCGCAGACGGCCGACTGTTCTGCGTCATGGAGCTGCTCGAAGGCGAAACCGTGGAAGCGATGCTCACGCGAGATCGCGATGTCGATTGGCAGTTTGCTGCCCGCATTGGTCTGCGCGTCCTCGGCACGCTCGAAGCGGCGCACTCGGCGGGTGTCGTGCATCGAGACGTCAAGCCGGCAAACATCTTCTTGACCAAGGATGGTCACGTCAAAGTGCTCGATTTCGGGCTCGCGCACACGCCCGAGGACATCGGTGAAGCCGTGCTTGGCGCGCCCAATGGAGACAATGCGGTTGCTGCTGGTTTCACGCTGTTTGGCACACCGGAATACATGGCCCCCGAGCAAGCTGCTGGCGGTCGAGTCGATG includes:
- a CDS encoding response regulator, which translates into the protein MEVRDADSPLVLIVDDFDDNREMFTEFLSFSGFRVAQAATGKEAIERAFSLLPDLILMDLSLPELDGLEATRCLKSDERTKRIPVLALTGHAVAGHSRDARAAGCAAFLTKPCLPEVLLNEIRRVLSGMTHAV
- a CDS encoding response regulator, which translates into the protein MSESASEAGTTRKSVPRVLIVDDDTDFLDNAQAALEAHGFNVDRAKGGLRGVFLATQDVPDAVLCDLRMPGIDGFVVAEALRADPATRHTALFACTGRRDLSTRAMLANSAFDAVLIKPVDWDEAARQLWQTINAHTQS
- a CDS encoding HAMP domain-containing histidine kinase, with translation MIVDEIFVDRVAHDLRGELSTMLAGVHYMLRFGRDAAVPPRDMLERVGDAGERLTRLIEEFDDSVWLLDKPKPLLPAPTRLQELLDDVVTRSTKLAALRGVRPNVEIMDGGDREFTADADMLARALLYVLDFAMLRAPSPSVRVSATFDDGVPVVRIFDEGPTIPDPVKERLFEPFVENELASLLPQGKRKVRLGLGLAISRAIFEEHGGSLAVESPADANSSGIVLRCVLTR
- a CDS encoding thioredoxin domain-containing protein; translation: MNKGTAIVGFLLCFMAGMALMWGVDRGAGARGGSEIAAEGSSPAGAWDDSDAAVPVSSKDPTWGSRTAPVTLVLFSDFECPFCTKVEATLTQLKQQYGPQKLRIVWKSNPLPFHKNARPASVAAETVFRLKGSEAFWKFHELAFQNQRALTPENFETWAVQAGVDKAKFKASFDKQEYAAKVDADLAAGKAAGVSGTPASLINGILLSGAQPIDKFKAVIDEQLAAAQKAIASGTKPEKVYAKLSQENKAKAPPTPAKQEPAEDKTVWKVPVGNSPAKGPETALVTIVEWSDFQCPFCVRVVPTIDEIVKTYGDKVRFVWKHNPLPMHPRAEPASELTLEARAQKGEKGFWDAYDLLWKNNQKLSDDDLLGYAKELGLDVDKAKDAIVNKKYSAQITADQDLADDLQASGTPHFFINGRRLVGAQPIEKFKAVIDEEIKKAQELLGKGVAPKDLYDTIIKDGKTPPPPEKKTVDLPPSEAAWKGNDKAKVMMQIFSDFECPYCKRAEDTVAQVEKAFGDKIKIVWRHKPLPFHKNAMPAALAAEEAKKQKGNDGFWKMHAALFKAAGTPDAFSRPNMEKAAEELGLNLDKFKKALDTEEHKKFIEAESAVADKAGISGTPGFLISAAGSTTGYFISGAQPFPKFKKMIDMVMKEAGDKK
- a CDS encoding protein kinase → MATAPLDSNRISRAAASQTDAAGKASRNATSHDDATPGVLGDELPRPLGRYLLLRRLARGGMGEVFLASTMGIEGAERPVVVKVIRRDHSADPSFIARFLDEARVQAQLQHSGVAQVIEASLDDASGQPYAVVEHIEGKSLGDVRSRALALGYRVGWAEAVAVATMIAEALAHVHERKDPSGRGLAIVHRDLSPQNVMVSYAGDVKIIDFGTARGLNRRCRTVSGVVFAKPGYVAPEVANGDTGDARVDLYALGVMLWELCAGRRFLQGDAAVHMSAVAKNAMNLPPLAADIGAPIEIDLILAKLTAFDVDERYAAARLAARDLAKLLAAAPPLPGGERGVRARTANVMANLFPAEPGKSRREFARLVSAARAAMPAPSTKEEPAALSDAPTPGHGVLPGTRLRLVREIGGGASSVVHEAEHVDLGRRVAVKILAPEHGSSPEYAARFRREARAMSRLAHDGLVQLHDFGRAADGRLFCVMELLEGETVEAMLTRDRDVDWQFAARIGLRVLGTLEAAHSAGVVHRDVKPANIFLTKDGHVKVLDFGLAHTPEDIGEAVLGAPNGDNAVAAGFTLFGTPEYMAPEQAAGGRVDGRADLYALGCVLYEMITGQLPYLGASAAAIVDAKMKGSPERPRDRVPNKRLPDAVDELLMKALSRHPGLRFQNANEMRQALLSVLAAPARARNRRRAIGFSALATVMAFAAVLFVGKSHEIGRLIPQSLSLSPVAEQPALVAPASPEQPSVEDPAAAPVLALELEEEPIAIDDTPSDEPAPTVEEPGKDEVAAAARPRKRPSRSPGSSRSRAASPSYEPEIEDQPELVAESESESDFDIVVEELDEDVSQLPRTVVVIEPVPGANDDTIVAGGEDAASSEPATQPAQVVAEAPEPSADKPEPAPVAKAEPKPKPKTVRAGGKDKAEQARLRRKRKTRMASKATEGSTASKPAGRSK